The proteins below are encoded in one region of Thermosulfurimonas marina:
- a CDS encoding efflux transporter outer membrane subunit, which translates to MVRLLGFGLLGIWLLCACAPRLALKPSLPPIPGHFVQAPEKTLPEIPDPWWRSLGSPELERLISETLKNNHELQKAAARVTELAARARESRAERSPQLSAELSGERALQNFGGRLGGLPGGFIYGQWQGTLRASYEVDLFRRLSAAERAARLETLAAEEDRWALALALVAETATAYTQAVFAECELQVLKEEVSLSQKRLDLLKARFREGLLSAPEWLSEKRKHLLLSAQVSLLRQELTEAKQRLEILTGRYPGGRLFLSEASRGLCRLRLSPPPAGLPAELLRRRPDVRAAEARLRAAAERVKAARAARFPHLVLTAEEGRVSNALKDLLAHRHRFWTLLFSTTQTVFDAGKLSSEEAAARAALLEAREDYAQTVLTAFSEVERALSSERRLRENLRRKEGALEEARRRVGFLAEREKVGLLPAPEYLAARLALCEAQREVLRQRRTLLENRIFLYRALAGGFGKLSLEESRP; encoded by the coding sequence ATGGTGCGCCTCCTAGGATTTGGGCTCTTGGGAATATGGCTCCTTTGCGCCTGTGCCCCCCGGCTGGCCCTCAAACCCTCGCTTCCCCCCATCCCGGGACACTTTGTCCAGGCCCCGGAAAAGACCCTCCCCGAGATCCCGGATCCCTGGTGGAGGAGCCTGGGCTCCCCGGAGCTGGAAAGGCTCATCTCCGAGACCTTGAAAAATAACCATGAGCTCCAGAAGGCCGCGGCCCGGGTGACCGAACTTGCGGCTCGGGCCCGGGAAAGCCGCGCGGAAAGATCCCCTCAACTTTCGGCCGAGCTTTCCGGAGAGCGGGCCCTTCAGAATTTTGGGGGCCGCCTCGGAGGGCTTCCCGGAGGGTTTATCTACGGTCAATGGCAGGGGACCCTGAGGGCCTCTTACGAGGTGGATCTTTTCCGGCGCCTTTCGGCCGCAGAGCGGGCCGCTCGACTGGAAACGCTGGCCGCCGAGGAGGACCGGTGGGCCCTGGCTCTGGCCCTGGTAGCGGAGACCGCTACGGCTTACACCCAGGCGGTCTTTGCGGAGTGCGAACTGCAGGTCCTCAAGGAGGAGGTTTCCCTTTCGCAGAAGAGGCTAGATCTCCTTAAGGCCCGCTTTCGGGAAGGGCTCCTTTCCGCCCCGGAATGGCTTTCCGAAAAACGCAAGCACCTCCTTTTGAGCGCCCAGGTCTCCCTCCTCCGGCAGGAGCTTACCGAGGCCAAACAGCGTCTGGAAATCCTCACCGGCCGCTACCCCGGCGGAAGGCTCTTTCTTTCCGAGGCCTCCCGAGGCCTTTGCCGCCTAAGGCTTTCCCCTCCGCCAGCGGGACTTCCCGCAGAACTTCTGCGCCGGCGACCCGATGTTCGGGCCGCCGAGGCCCGCCTTCGGGCCGCAGCCGAGAGGGTGAAAGCGGCCCGGGCCGCCCGTTTCCCCCACCTGGTCCTCACTGCCGAGGAAGGACGGGTCTCAAACGCCCTCAAAGACCTCCTGGCCCACCGCCACCGCTTCTGGACCCTTCTCTTTTCGACCACCCAGACCGTCTTTGATGCCGGAAAGCTCTCCTCGGAAGAGGCTGCGGCCCGGGCCGCCCTGCTTGAGGCCCGGGAGGATTATGCCCAAACGGTTCTTACCGCCTTTTCCGAGGTGGAAAGGGCCCTTTCTTCGGAAAGGCGCCTTCGGGAAAACCTGAGACGCAAAGAGGGGGCTCTCGAGGAGGCTCGGCGGCGGGTGGGCTTTCTTGCCGAAAGAGAAAAAGTGGGGCTCCTTCCCGCCCCCGAGTATCTGGCCGCCCGGCTGGCCCTCTGTGAGGCCCAACGGGAGGTCTTGCGACAGCGCCGGACCCTTCTTGAAAACCGCATCTTCCTTTACCGGGCCCTGGCCGGAGGCTTTGGAAAATTATCCTTGGAGGAGTCTCGTCCATGA
- a CDS encoding efflux RND transporter periplasmic adaptor subunit, with the protein MKKVWRQALAALLVLILGIGLSWYLIHTRKRPPERPQRRPALVVRTMVAKPQPYTYTVETTGEVVASRVAELAAEVSGKVLWVSPRLLPGRVVRAGEILVRLDPTDYQAAVARAEAELREAERALAELSAEAQRARAEWESLHPQVPPPPLAVKEPELSAARARVSAARKNLQKARADLHRTEIRAPFAGRVLSVSVERGSYLVPGRAVATLYPLEGLEVYAPVADHFLPYLRVPGFNTRGPGSRAAVLWEAGKKVYRYPAQIARLGGKVEEKTRLIPLYLRFTKPPSPPLLPGVFVTIHLWGRTYPSAFRLPAVALHRSRGQTFVWVVEKGRLSRRPVKVLQETEKEVVILGGLSGGEHVVIQRLLGALPGTLVTERP; encoded by the coding sequence ATGAAAAAGGTCTGGAGACAGGCTCTGGCCGCCCTCCTGGTCCTGATCCTGGGAATAGGCCTTTCCTGGTACCTGATCCATACCCGGAAACGCCCCCCGGAAAGACCCCAAAGACGCCCGGCCCTGGTGGTCCGCACGATGGTGGCCAAACCCCAGCCTTATACCTACACCGTAGAGACCACCGGAGAGGTGGTGGCCTCTCGGGTGGCGGAACTGGCCGCGGAGGTCTCGGGGAAGGTCCTCTGGGTCTCTCCCCGACTCCTTCCCGGAAGGGTGGTTCGGGCCGGAGAGATCTTGGTAAGACTTGACCCCACCGATTATCAGGCCGCGGTGGCCCGGGCCGAAGCCGAACTGCGGGAGGCCGAAAGGGCCCTGGCCGAACTCTCCGCCGAGGCCCAAAGGGCGCGGGCCGAATGGGAGAGCCTGCATCCCCAAGTCCCTCCCCCGCCGCTTGCGGTCAAGGAGCCGGAACTCTCCGCCGCCCGGGCTCGGGTCTCTGCGGCCCGGAAAAATCTCCAAAAGGCCCGGGCCGATCTCCACCGCACAGAGATTCGGGCCCCCTTTGCCGGCCGAGTGCTTTCGGTCTCCGTAGAAAGGGGAAGTTATCTCGTCCCCGGAAGGGCGGTGGCCACCCTCTATCCCTTGGAAGGCCTTGAGGTTTACGCCCCGGTGGCCGATCATTTTCTACCCTATCTTAGGGTCCCCGGTTTCAATACCCGGGGGCCGGGTTCGCGGGCCGCGGTCCTCTGGGAGGCCGGAAAAAAGGTTTACCGCTACCCGGCCCAAATAGCCCGTCTCGGAGGGAAAGTAGAGGAAAAGACCCGCCTCATTCCTCTCTATCTGAGGTTTACCAAGCCCCCCTCTCCTCCCCTTCTTCCGGGGGTCTTTGTCACCATACACCTTTGGGGGAGGACTTACCCTTCCGCCTTTCGGCTTCCGGCGGTGGCCCTCCACCGCTCCCGGGGGCAGACCTTCGTGTGGGTGGTGGAAAAGGGAAGGCTTTCCCGGAGACCGGTTAAAGTTCTTCAGGAAACCGAAAAAGAGGTGGTGATCCTGGGAGGGCTTTCCGGAGGGGAACACGTGGTGATCCAGAGACTCCTCGGGGCCCTTCCCGGAACCCTGGTTACGGAAAGGCCATGA
- a CDS encoding efflux RND transporter permease subunit — MRSIITWFIKNQVAANLLLLLILAGGLLSLLTMKVELFPEVSPDQIQISVEYRGASPQEIEESVIRPIEERIASLSGIDRIVSVAREGQGSILVEVLEGWDVHELFNDIKTEVDGLTTLPREAERPIVKRVVLRQEVLNLALYGDTDRETLKYWTERVKDRLLDLPGITEVDYYGVLPREIHIEIPEKSLRKYGLSLDQIAELISRESLDVAAGRLKNPREEFLVHIRGRRYFADEYRRLRLFGGRQGGTVHLSALGEVREELRDSRDYAIYYQGKPAAVIEVFRVGDQNVLRLARTVKENLPRIRAELPEGLHLEIMRDRTEILVSRIKLLVKNMLFGMILVTVLLSFFLHLNLAFWVILGIPLSFAFALWVMPHLGLSLNMISLFAFILVLGIVVDDAIVVGENVFHRRERGAGRLAAAVEGTLEVALPVTFSVLTTMAAFWPLFYGVGAMGRFIRVIPAVVILVLAGSLLEALFILPAHLYEARLPRKAPPLSRPLEAFVYGPFKGFLLRALDLRWFTAATLTALLLVVFSLWLGGRLRFTFFPKVEGNRMVATLRMPPGTPIERTLQTIRKVEAAGIEVVRAAERRYGRPLLQYSVISAGSTIVGPHGGPPELGSHIAAVEMRLVPLEKRPGISTRDLVSAWRKEVGDLPEAESLTFSGELFSMGKAISVALSHHDEGLLRAAVEDLKSRLRKIQGLHDVEDSLEEGKEELRFRLKPEAQALGIGLLDVARTVRAAFYGAEALRFQRGEDEISVLVRLPRKERSTLETLKHLRVRNTQGLEVPLLEVAEPYFAPGYIKLERLNRRRVIYVRAEVDERVLTGSEARKLLKQKVLPELSLRYPGLSWSFEGEGREEARTMRALKKEFLLALIFIYILLAIPLRSFGQPLLIMLAIPFGIVGAFLGHLLLGYQLSILSFFGIVGLAGVVVNDALILVDLANRLRAEGKPLRAVVEKATLRRFRPVILTTLTTFFGLLPMIFEKSLQARFLIPMALSLAFGVLFATAITLLLIPCGYLILEDLRAMIRRS, encoded by the coding sequence ATGAGAAGCATCATTACCTGGTTCATCAAAAATCAGGTGGCGGCCAATCTCCTTCTCCTCCTGATCCTGGCCGGAGGACTCCTTTCCCTCCTGACCATGAAGGTGGAGCTCTTTCCGGAGGTTTCCCCGGATCAGATCCAGATCTCGGTGGAGTACCGGGGGGCCTCCCCTCAGGAGATCGAGGAATCAGTTATTCGGCCCATTGAAGAACGCATCGCCTCCCTTTCGGGCATAGACCGCATAGTTTCCGTAGCCCGAGAGGGCCAGGGGAGCATTCTGGTAGAGGTCCTGGAGGGCTGGGATGTCCACGAACTCTTTAACGACATCAAGACCGAGGTGGATGGGCTCACCACCCTGCCCCGGGAGGCCGAAAGGCCCATCGTCAAGCGGGTGGTTCTCCGGCAGGAAGTCCTGAATCTGGCTCTGTACGGAGACACGGACCGGGAGACCCTCAAATACTGGACCGAAAGGGTCAAGGACCGCCTGCTCGATCTTCCGGGGATCACCGAGGTGGACTACTACGGGGTTCTCCCCCGGGAGATCCACATCGAGATCCCGGAAAAGAGCCTCCGCAAATACGGTCTTTCCCTGGACCAGATAGCGGAACTGATCTCCCGGGAGAGTCTGGATGTGGCCGCCGGACGGCTCAAGAACCCCCGGGAGGAATTCCTGGTCCACATCCGCGGGCGGCGTTATTTCGCCGACGAATACCGCCGCCTCCGGCTCTTTGGGGGAAGGCAGGGAGGGACCGTGCACCTTTCCGCTCTGGGAGAGGTGCGCGAGGAACTGCGGGACAGTCGGGACTACGCCATTTATTATCAGGGAAAGCCCGCGGCGGTAATCGAGGTCTTCCGGGTGGGCGACCAGAATGTCCTGCGCCTGGCCCGCACGGTAAAGGAAAATCTTCCCCGGATCCGGGCCGAACTTCCCGAGGGTCTTCATCTGGAAATCATGCGGGATCGCACGGAGATCCTCGTCTCTCGGATCAAACTCCTGGTCAAAAACATGCTCTTCGGGATGATCCTGGTTACCGTGCTTCTTTCCTTCTTTCTACACCTAAATTTGGCCTTCTGGGTGATTCTGGGAATTCCCCTCTCCTTTGCTTTTGCCCTGTGGGTCATGCCCCATCTGGGACTTTCCCTGAACATGATCTCCCTTTTCGCCTTCATCCTGGTCCTGGGGATCGTGGTGGACGACGCCATCGTGGTGGGAGAGAACGTCTTTCATCGCCGGGAGCGGGGGGCCGGACGCCTGGCGGCCGCGGTGGAAGGCACCCTGGAGGTAGCCCTTCCGGTGACCTTCTCGGTGCTCACCACCATGGCGGCCTTCTGGCCCCTGTTTTACGGGGTAGGAGCCATGGGGCGATTCATCCGGGTTATCCCCGCGGTGGTCATCCTGGTGCTGGCGGGCTCCCTCCTGGAGGCCCTTTTCATCCTTCCCGCCCACCTTTATGAAGCCCGCCTTCCCCGCAAAGCCCCTCCCCTCTCCCGGCCACTTGAGGCCTTTGTTTACGGACCCTTCAAGGGCTTCCTCCTTCGGGCTTTGGATCTACGATGGTTTACGGCCGCCACGCTTACGGCCCTTTTGCTTGTGGTCTTTTCCCTGTGGCTCGGCGGGAGACTGCGCTTCACTTTTTTTCCCAAAGTGGAAGGCAATCGCATGGTGGCCACCCTGCGCATGCCTCCCGGGACCCCTATCGAAAGGACCCTCCAGACCATCCGTAAAGTGGAGGCCGCGGGGATTGAGGTGGTCCGGGCGGCGGAAAGGCGTTACGGAAGACCCCTCCTTCAGTACAGCGTGATTTCGGCGGGCTCTACCATTGTAGGACCTCACGGGGGGCCTCCAGAGCTCGGAAGTCATATCGCTGCGGTGGAGATGCGGCTGGTCCCTCTAGAAAAACGCCCGGGAATAAGCACCAGAGATCTGGTTTCGGCTTGGCGAAAGGAGGTAGGGGATCTCCCGGAGGCCGAGTCCCTGACCTTTTCCGGGGAACTGTTTTCCATGGGAAAGGCGATCTCCGTGGCCCTTTCCCATCACGACGAGGGGCTCCTCAGGGCCGCCGTAGAGGATTTGAAAAGTCGCCTGCGCAAGATTCAGGGGCTTCACGATGTGGAAGACAGCCTGGAAGAAGGCAAGGAGGAATTGCGCTTTCGCCTGAAGCCCGAGGCCCAAGCTCTGGGAATAGGCCTTCTCGACGTAGCCCGTACCGTGCGGGCCGCCTTCTATGGGGCGGAGGCCCTGCGTTTTCAGAGGGGAGAAGACGAGATCTCCGTCCTGGTGCGCCTTCCGCGGAAAGAAAGGAGTACTCTGGAGACCCTGAAGCATCTCCGAGTGCGCAACACTCAAGGGCTGGAGGTCCCTCTTCTTGAGGTGGCCGAGCCCTATTTTGCTCCCGGATATATAAAACTCGAGCGCCTCAATCGCCGGCGAGTGATCTACGTAAGGGCGGAGGTGGACGAGAGGGTGCTCACCGGAAGCGAGGCCCGCAAACTCCTCAAACAGAAAGTCCTTCCGGAATTGAGCCTCCGCTATCCGGGACTTTCCTGGTCCTTTGAGGGAGAAGGCCGGGAAGAGGCCCGTACCATGCGGGCCCTCAAAAAGGAATTCCTCCTGGCCCTGATTTTTATCTACATTCTTTTGGCCATTCCCTTGCGTTCTTTCGGACAACCCCTCCTCATCATGCTGGCCATTCCCTTTGGTATTGTAGGGGCCTTCCTGGGGCATCTCCTCCTGGGCTACCAACTTTCCATCCTGAGCTTTTTCGGGATTGTGGGGCTGGCCGGGGTGGTGGTCAACGATGCCCTCATCCTGGTCGATCTGGCCAATCGCCTGCGGGCCGAAGGAAAACCCCTGCGGGCCGTAGTAGAAAAGGCCACGCTGCGCCGTTTCCGCCCGGTGATCCTGACCACCCTCACCACCTTCTTCGGGCTGCTTCCCATGATCTTTGAAAAGAGCCTTCAGGCCCGTTTTCTCATCCCCATGGCCTTGAGTCTGGCCTTCGGGGTACTCTTTGCCACCGCCATCACCCTCCTTCTCATTCCCTGCGGATACTTGATTCTTGAAGATCTCCGTGCCATGATAAGAAGGTCATGA
- a CDS encoding electron transfer flavoprotein subunit beta/FixA family protein — protein MKILVSIKQVPDTTNIRINPETGTLVREGVPSIVNPYDVHALALASELKRRHGGHLTVITMGPPQAAEALREAVEYGADRVILLSDRKFAGADTLATSYTLAETIKYLAQEEPFDLFLFGKQAIDGDTAQVGPGVACRLGVPLITYAVKVEVFPEEKKIRVHRKTERGLEVLEAPLPVLVTCDREVAEPPFSPLSALIQAVKTEPEVFTASGPVSFVREKLGLKGSPTRVHRVFTPELKSPGERIFVSEVGLEEAVSRILNALSEKGVL, from the coding sequence ATGAAGATTCTGGTCTCCATCAAACAGGTCCCAGACACCACCAACATCCGGATCAATCCGGAAACCGGCACCCTGGTGCGGGAGGGGGTCCCTTCCATCGTGAATCCTTACGACGTCCATGCCCTGGCCCTGGCCTCGGAGCTTAAACGCCGCCACGGAGGACACCTTACGGTCATTACTATGGGGCCTCCGCAGGCCGCCGAGGCCCTGCGAGAGGCCGTAGAATACGGGGCCGATCGGGTGATCCTCCTTTCGGACCGCAAATTTGCCGGGGCCGACACCCTGGCCACCAGCTATACCCTGGCCGAGACCATAAAATATCTAGCCCAAGAGGAACCCTTCGACCTCTTTCTTTTCGGCAAACAGGCCATCGACGGGGATACGGCCCAGGTAGGGCCGGGGGTGGCCTGTCGCTTAGGGGTTCCGCTCATCACCTACGCTGTAAAGGTGGAAGTCTTTCCGGAGGAGAAAAAGATTCGGGTACACCGCAAGACCGAAAGGGGGCTTGAGGTCCTGGAAGCTCCGCTTCCGGTCCTGGTGACCTGCGATCGGGAGGTGGCGGAGCCGCCCTTTTCGCCCCTTTCGGCCCTCATTCAAGCGGTAAAAACCGAACCAGAGGTCTTTACCGCCTCGGGGCCGGTCTCTTTTGTGAGGGAAAAACTGGGCCTCAAGGGTTCCCCTACCCGGGTCCACCGGGTCTTTACTCCGGAACTCAAAAGCCCCGGGGAACGGATTTTTGTCTCGGAGGTGGGCCTGGAAGAGGCCGTAAGCCGCATTCTAAACGCCCTTTCCGAGAAGGGGGTCCTGTGA
- a CDS encoding electron transfer flavoprotein subunit alpha/FixB family protein — protein MKPRVWVFVEQEEGQAHPVSWELLGKAQELARDLSGTVEALVLGHEVESLAREAFAYGAERVYLIDDPVLSYYRNQPYAHGVVKLCRKYQPEILLLGATTLGRDLAGSIATALETGLTADVTGLEIDPETKNLIMTRPAFGGNIMASILCPDHRPQMSTVRPRTFPLPESDPSRQGEIVREELGLSEEEVAVKRVDFIAKEKTVNLEYAEVIVSGGRGLGAPEKFEMLRELARLLGGEVGASRAVVDAGWISYEHQVGQTGKTVRPKVYIACGISGAIQHRVGMQNADFIIAINTDPQAPIFRIADLGIVGDLHQVIPALIEAVRKAKSHGQ, from the coding sequence GTGAAGCCGCGGGTCTGGGTCTTTGTGGAACAGGAAGAGGGTCAGGCCCATCCGGTCTCCTGGGAACTTCTGGGAAAGGCCCAGGAGCTGGCCCGGGATCTTTCGGGAACGGTGGAGGCCTTGGTCCTGGGCCATGAGGTGGAATCCCTCGCCCGGGAAGCCTTCGCCTACGGGGCCGAAAGAGTCTACCTCATAGACGATCCCGTCCTTTCCTACTATCGTAACCAGCCTTATGCCCACGGGGTGGTGAAGCTCTGCCGTAAATACCAGCCGGAGATCCTTCTCCTCGGGGCCACCACCCTGGGAAGGGATCTGGCCGGCTCCATCGCCACGGCGTTGGAGACCGGGCTTACGGCCGATGTGACCGGGCTGGAGATCGATCCCGAGACCAAGAATCTCATCATGACCCGGCCGGCCTTCGGCGGAAACATTATGGCCAGTATTCTCTGCCCGGACCATCGCCCCCAGATGTCTACTGTGCGCCCGCGTACCTTTCCCCTCCCAGAGTCTGATCCCTCGCGTCAAGGAGAAATTGTGCGGGAGGAATTGGGGCTATCCGAGGAAGAGGTAGCGGTCAAACGCGTAGATTTCATTGCCAAGGAGAAGACGGTCAATCTGGAATACGCGGAGGTGATTGTTTCTGGAGGCCGGGGTCTGGGGGCCCCGGAAAAATTTGAGATGCTCCGGGAATTGGCCCGGCTCCTCGGAGGAGAGGTAGGGGCCAGCCGGGCGGTGGTAGATGCGGGCTGGATCTCCTATGAGCACCAGGTAGGACAGACCGGAAAGACCGTAAGACCCAAGGTCTATATAGCCTGCGGAATTTCCGGGGCTATTCAGCATCGGGTGGGGATGCAGAATGCGGATTTTATCATCGCCATCAATACCGACCCGCAGGCCCCCATCTTTCGTATTGCAGACCTAGGGATTGTAGGAGACCTGCATCAGGTAATTCCGGCCCTTATAGAGGCGGTAAGGAAGGCCAAAAGCCATGGCCAGTGA
- a CDS encoding FAD-dependent oxidoreductase: MASELSYEVIVVGGGPAGLAAAMTCAREGLSVIVLERGRFSGAKNLFGGVVYTESVLSVVPDLFSEKRLPFERPVTEEGWWILSEDGVVRLTHTSRAHWEKPPRAFTAFRARFDPWLAEKAREAGVLVVPKVRVRDLLREGGRIAGVVTDRPADWGSERPAVVRAPVTILAEGVNRLLTVKAGLFPRDFQPEEVALSVKEVIQLPKGALEARFGLSEGEGLAVEVLGEATLGLPGSGFLYTNTTSISLGVGLFLSDFAEKGIKPYELLEHLKRHPALAPLLEGGETLEYGAHLIPEWGLEGLPQLCGDGVLAVGDAAGLVNPLFREGTNLALYSGIMAGRAAVAAHQKGDFSRKGLSLYEEAFRQSYIYRDLKYFRKLKKFLRENRSLFDTYPGLLNQALHLYLTAQGRAKEEVFLEIFTLVRRRRGISGLLRDFTRTFRFFKGW; this comes from the coding sequence ATGGCCAGTGAGCTCTCTTACGAGGTAATCGTGGTAGGAGGGGGCCCGGCAGGGCTGGCTGCGGCCATGACCTGCGCCCGGGAGGGCCTTTCGGTCATAGTGCTCGAGCGGGGACGCTTTTCCGGGGCCAAAAACCTTTTCGGAGGGGTGGTTTATACGGAATCCGTCCTTTCCGTGGTCCCGGACCTTTTTTCCGAAAAGCGTCTTCCCTTTGAGCGGCCGGTCACCGAAGAGGGCTGGTGGATTCTTTCCGAGGACGGGGTGGTGCGCCTCACCCATACCTCCCGGGCTCACTGGGAAAAACCTCCCCGGGCCTTTACGGCCTTCCGGGCCCGGTTCGATCCCTGGCTGGCGGAAAAGGCCCGGGAGGCCGGAGTCCTGGTGGTCCCCAAGGTGCGGGTCAGGGATCTTCTGCGCGAAGGGGGGCGCATTGCGGGGGTAGTTACCGATCGGCCGGCGGACTGGGGAAGCGAAAGGCCGGCGGTAGTGCGAGCCCCGGTGACCATCCTGGCCGAGGGGGTCAACCGCCTTCTTACGGTAAAGGCCGGGCTTTTTCCCCGAGATTTTCAGCCCGAGGAAGTGGCCCTTTCGGTAAAGGAGGTCATTCAGCTCCCTAAGGGGGCCTTGGAGGCCCGGTTCGGACTTTCGGAAGGCGAGGGGCTCGCGGTAGAAGTCCTGGGCGAGGCCACCCTGGGCCTTCCGGGAAGCGGATTTCTCTATACCAACACCACTTCGATCTCCCTAGGTGTAGGGCTTTTCCTTTCTGATTTTGCCGAAAAGGGGATCAAACCTTACGAACTTCTGGAACATCTCAAGCGGCATCCAGCCTTGGCCCCTCTCCTTGAAGGAGGCGAGACCTTGGAGTACGGGGCGCACCTTATTCCGGAATGGGGCCTGGAGGGGTTGCCGCAGCTCTGCGGGGATGGGGTCCTGGCGGTAGGAGATGCCGCAGGACTGGTCAATCCCCTCTTCCGGGAAGGGACCAATCTGGCCCTCTATTCGGGAATCATGGCCGGCCGGGCCGCGGTGGCCGCCCACCAAAAGGGAGATTTTTCCCGTAAGGGGCTTTCCCTTTATGAAGAGGCCTTCCGGCAGTCCTATATCTATCGAGACTTGAAGTATTTTCGAAAACTCAAAAAATTCCTTCGGGAAAACCGCTCCCTTTTTGATACCTATCCCGGCCTTTTGAATCAGGCCCTCCACCTCTATCTCACCGCACAGGGCCGAGCCAAGGAAGAGGTCTTCCTCGAGATTTTCACCCTCGTGAGGCGCCGTCGGGGAATCTCCGGCCTTCTCCGGGATTTCACCCGAACCTTCCGGTTTTTTAAGGGATGGTAG
- a CDS encoding nucleotidyltransferase family protein, whose translation MVAPREIQNVEDLREFLRRFVLGRRVRIYLFGSRARGDSTETSDVDLALEGPPEEVRRLLVELSEICEESCLPQKVDLVDLNLVEESFRQRVRKEGILWAP comes from the coding sequence ATGGTAGCTCCACGGGAGATCCAAAACGTGGAGGACTTGAGAGAATTCCTGCGCCGGTTTGTTTTGGGTCGCAGGGTGCGCATTTATCTTTTCGGCTCTAGAGCTCGGGGAGACTCCACGGAGACCTCAGACGTGGATCTGGCTCTGGAAGGCCCCCCGGAGGAGGTCCGGCGCCTTCTGGTGGAGCTTTCGGAGATCTGCGAAGAGTCCTGCCTCCCTCAGAAAGTGGATCTCGTGGATCTCAACCTGGTAGAAGAGTCCTTTAGGCAGCGAGTCAGAAAAGAGGGGATACTGTGGGCTCCCTAG
- a CDS encoding HI0074 family nucleotidyltransferase substrate-binding subunit, producing the protein MGSLETAFYNLERALQKMEGACEEAQRRRGRWEYEFFRDSAIQRFEFTFELFWKALKLFLAREGRICSSPRACIREFFSLGYVEEEEARELLEMVTFRNLTVHTYQEETAEEVFRRLTGYGRLMRKALERMREEVKKDEAPSPGKSRR; encoded by the coding sequence GTGGGCTCCCTAGAGACGGCTTTTTACAATCTAGAGCGTGCCCTGCAGAAAATGGAAGGAGCCTGTGAGGAAGCTCAAAGACGTCGCGGTCGCTGGGAATATGAATTTTTCCGAGATTCGGCCATTCAGCGGTTTGAATTTACCTTTGAACTTTTTTGGAAGGCCTTAAAACTCTTTTTGGCTAGAGAAGGACGGATCTGTTCTTCTCCTCGAGCTTGTATAAGAGAATTTTTTTCTTTAGGGTATGTGGAGGAAGAAGAGGCTCGGGAATTGCTGGAAATGGTTACTTTCAGAAACCTCACGGTCCACACTTACCAGGAAGAAACGGCGGAAGAAGTTTTTCGCCGATTGACAGGTTACGGGAGGCTCATGCGTAAAGCCCTGGAACGCATGCGCGAGGAGGTGAAAAAAGATGAAGCCCCTTCCCCGGGTAAATCTCGACGATAA
- a CDS encoding ferredoxin family protein, whose translation MKPLPRVNLDDKIFTLKYYVDEEYAHLKIRDPQVCRSCAEKPCLVFCPAGVYRAEREGGITVSYQACVECGSCRVACPYLNIEWDYPRGGYGVAYKFG comes from the coding sequence ATGAAGCCCCTTCCCCGGGTAAATCTCGACGATAAGATCTTTACCCTCAAATACTATGTAGACGAGGAATATGCCCATTTAAAAATCCGGGATCCCCAGGTCTGCCGTAGTTGCGCGGAAAAGCCCTGTCTGGTCTTCTGTCCCGCCGGAGTCTATCGGGCCGAGCGCGAAGGAGGAATCACGGTAAGTTATCAGGCCTGTGTGGAATGTGGTTCCTGCCGGGTGGCCTGCCCCTATCTGAACATCGAGTGGGACTATCCCCGGGGGGGATACGGTGTGGCCTACAAATTCGGCTAA